The following are encoded together in the Streptomyces sp. NBC_00358 genome:
- a CDS encoding helix-turn-helix domain-containing protein — protein MTHQIDPSLNRRKLRLALRRARESADLSQREAAERVEWSQSKLIRVETGTVGVSVSDLRALLALYGVTDPVQVEGLEQAARGSKGQSWWSGYHEVITPQFAQYLGYEGAADSLHNYHPIVVPGHLQTRGYAEALLAPRDLEAEMFQRIVDLRMERQQRMFDGSGRPACVFVLDEAAVRREVGGKEVLDEQLDRLLDFGGRPEVSVRVLPFAAGAHYSTLGSFVLLGFPDDDDLLYLEHAAGSMTGGEDLRLLARYQECFRAITDMALGESESADLISRVQQDLGVR, from the coding sequence ATGACACACCAGATTGACCCCAGCCTGAACCGGCGCAAGCTACGCCTTGCGCTGCGTCGGGCGCGTGAGAGTGCGGATCTGAGTCAACGGGAGGCGGCCGAGCGGGTCGAGTGGTCCCAGTCGAAGCTGATCCGGGTCGAAACCGGCACGGTCGGCGTGTCGGTCAGTGATCTCCGGGCCCTGCTGGCCCTGTACGGGGTCACCGATCCCGTACAGGTGGAGGGGCTGGAGCAGGCGGCGCGGGGCAGCAAGGGGCAGAGCTGGTGGTCCGGGTACCACGAGGTCATCACCCCGCAGTTCGCCCAGTACCTGGGGTACGAGGGTGCGGCGGATTCCCTGCACAACTATCACCCCATCGTGGTGCCGGGGCACTTGCAGACCCGCGGCTACGCCGAAGCCCTTCTCGCTCCCCGCGATCTGGAAGCGGAGATGTTCCAGAGGATCGTGGACCTGCGTATGGAGCGGCAGCAGCGGATGTTCGACGGCTCGGGCAGGCCTGCCTGCGTGTTCGTACTGGACGAGGCGGCCGTACGACGCGAAGTCGGAGGCAAGGAGGTACTCGACGAACAACTGGACCGCCTGCTCGATTTCGGAGGCCGCCCCGAGGTCTCCGTCAGGGTGCTGCCGTTCGCGGCCGGGGCGCACTACAGCACGCTGGGCAGCTTCGTCCTGCTGGGCTTCCCCGATGACGACGATCTTCTCTATCTGGAGCATGCCGCGGGCAGCATGACCGGTGGTGAGGACCTACGCCTGCTGGCCCGTTACCAGGAGTGCTTCCGGGCGATCACGGACATGGCGCTCGGTGAGTCGGAGTCGGCCGACCTGATCAGCCGTGTCCAGCAGGACCTCGGCGTCCGTTGA
- a CDS encoding RNA polymerase sigma factor — MNERASYHALADEPDEELLLLLARYPDPAARADVYTVIAERHGPVVLRFVAGRVDADDAPDIVQDTFVDAFRYFDQYTTLGPPYRLEAWLVEVARRRVLKYWSRGRKERPGTADGAVEELKERERVVEAGHDLIRLEEVHRLLGTVFESLDDEQRDLYRLRNLGGLTGREIAVRRGEDPNAVSKTCTRLDKLVAKRFHVLLLVRDGGSRCAALGELLAEHERQNGPGYTAALAERVVEHYSTCRTCGNCSVCRTTQQRLIWQAAPVAIPVVLAAAFRERVELAVQEVSNSGGIPTHSPLPPPPSPPPGTQGGGPPGKGRTARRRAVRTGAAVAVTTVLALLAVRALNAGAAPKTSPDRRAAAAAAVTSAMLKQRLVAFGINARPPGDPNFFVGQGRLDMSRKPVRAATHVLYDYGEGHTWTPPDIVLAGGSAYVTPDNTPVTKGAGAYGTTKVVPVTGTVTDLSVRNALEANWLAQPADLSALVLKASKFTQKKTKNGGSTLSGTAALSDLAADPTVGAFYRPYVKTSTSGTATFTLTTNSRHLPTSLTLNIPVTRTDGYASEKPVDTFAITYSDWAAGKPIAATDPKKPTPQWGGTA; from the coding sequence ATGAACGAGAGGGCTTCGTATCACGCGCTGGCCGACGAGCCGGACGAGGAACTGCTGCTGCTTCTGGCGCGGTATCCGGACCCTGCCGCCCGGGCCGACGTCTATACGGTGATCGCGGAGCGCCACGGCCCCGTCGTCCTGCGATTCGTCGCCGGGCGGGTGGACGCCGACGACGCGCCGGACATCGTGCAGGACACGTTCGTCGACGCCTTCCGCTACTTCGACCAGTACACGACGCTCGGACCGCCGTACCGACTTGAGGCCTGGCTGGTCGAGGTGGCCCGGCGCCGGGTGCTGAAGTACTGGTCGCGCGGCCGCAAGGAGCGCCCGGGGACGGCCGACGGGGCGGTCGAAGAGCTGAAGGAACGCGAACGTGTCGTCGAGGCGGGCCACGACCTCATCCGGCTCGAAGAGGTCCATCGGCTTCTGGGAACGGTGTTCGAGAGTCTCGACGACGAGCAGCGGGACCTCTATCGACTGCGGAACCTCGGAGGACTGACAGGCCGGGAGATCGCGGTCCGCAGGGGTGAGGACCCCAACGCCGTCAGCAAGACGTGCACCCGGCTCGACAAGCTGGTGGCCAAGCGGTTCCATGTCCTGCTGCTCGTCCGGGACGGAGGGTCCCGCTGCGCCGCGCTCGGTGAGCTGCTGGCGGAGCACGAGCGGCAGAACGGGCCCGGCTATACCGCGGCCCTGGCCGAGCGCGTGGTCGAGCACTACAGCACCTGCCGGACCTGCGGCAACTGTTCTGTCTGCCGCACCACGCAGCAGCGCCTCATCTGGCAGGCCGCCCCGGTCGCCATTCCGGTCGTCCTGGCCGCCGCGTTCCGTGAGCGCGTCGAGCTGGCCGTCCAGGAGGTCTCCAACTCCGGCGGCATACCCACCCATTCCCCTCTGCCACCGCCACCGTCCCCGCCGCCGGGGACTCAGGGCGGCGGGCCGCCGGGCAAGGGCAGGACGGCCCGGCGGCGGGCCGTCCGGACCGGAGCGGCCGTCGCCGTGACGACCGTCCTCGCCCTGCTCGCCGTCCGCGCGCTGAACGCGGGCGCGGCTCCGAAGACCTCCCCGGACCGGCGGGCCGCCGCGGCAGCCGCTGTCACCTCCGCGATGCTCAAGCAGCGGCTGGTCGCCTTCGGCATCAACGCCAGGCCCCCGGGCGATCCGAACTTCTTCGTCGGACAGGGCCGGCTGGACATGAGCCGAAAGCCGGTCAGAGCCGCGACACATGTGCTGTACGACTACGGTGAGGGCCACACCTGGACTCCGCCGGACATCGTGCTGGCCGGCGGGAGCGCGTACGTCACCCCGGACAACACACCGGTCACCAAGGGCGCGGGAGCCTACGGGACCACCAAAGTCGTCCCCGTCACCGGCACGGTGACCGACCTCTCCGTCCGCAACGCCCTGGAAGCGAACTGGCTCGCGCAACCCGCGGACCTGTCGGCGCTCGTCCTGAAGGCGTCGAAGTTCACGCAGAAGAAGACCAAGAACGGTGGATCAACTCTCAGCGGTACCGCCGCGTTGAGTGATCTGGCCGCCGACCCGACGGTGGGCGCCTTCTATCGTCCATACGTCAAGACCTCCACGTCCGGAACGGCGACCTTCACCCTGACCACCAACTCCCGCCACCTGCCGACGTCGTTGACGCTCAACATCCCCGTCACACGTACGGACGGCTACGCGAGTGAGAAGCCCGTCGACACCTTCGCCATCACCTACAGCGACTGGGCCGCCGGCAAACCCATCGCCGCCACCGACCCGAAGAAGCCCACCCCGCAATGGGGCGGTACGGCGTGA
- the ltaE gene encoding low-specificity L-threonine aldolase has translation MPTTDSARAADLGDVSRAVSATDAAREEPGHLIDLRSDTVTRPGEAMRRAMAEAEVGDDVFGDDPTVNALQERIAGLLGFESALFVSSGTQSNLCSLLTHCGRGDEYIAGQMAHMYRWEGGGAAVLGGIQPQPLPHRADGTLDPQDIAAAVKPDDPHFARTRLLCLENTIGGRAVPMEYLKTATELARDHGLATHLDGARLFNAAVAGGGDPYEQARLIAGHFDSVSVCFSKGLGAPVGSALVGSREFVAGARRWRKVLGGGMRQAGVLAAAALHALDHQVTRLADDHAHAALFAEGLKDVEGLTMEPSGTNMVFARSAPGVEADEVRDRLARRGLLCAGYPGQLRFVFHLDVTRADAERAVRIVRETMAESATR, from the coding sequence GTGCCGACCACTGATTCCGCCCGTGCCGCCGACCTCGGCGATGTCTCCCGCGCCGTGAGCGCGACCGATGCCGCCCGCGAGGAGCCCGGACACCTCATCGATCTGCGGAGCGACACCGTCACCCGGCCCGGCGAGGCCATGCGCCGGGCGATGGCCGAGGCCGAGGTGGGTGACGACGTCTTCGGTGACGATCCCACGGTCAACGCGCTGCAGGAGCGGATCGCCGGGCTGCTCGGCTTCGAGTCGGCACTGTTCGTCTCCTCGGGGACGCAGAGCAATCTGTGCTCTCTGCTGACCCACTGCGGCCGCGGGGACGAGTACATCGCCGGCCAGATGGCCCACATGTACCGGTGGGAGGGCGGCGGCGCCGCCGTACTCGGCGGCATTCAGCCCCAGCCGCTGCCGCACCGGGCGGACGGGACGCTGGACCCGCAGGACATCGCGGCCGCCGTGAAACCGGACGACCCGCACTTCGCGCGCACGCGGTTGCTCTGCCTGGAGAACACCATCGGTGGCCGGGCCGTGCCGATGGAGTACCTGAAGACCGCCACCGAGCTCGCCCGCGACCACGGGCTCGCCACGCACCTCGACGGGGCGCGGCTGTTCAACGCGGCCGTGGCCGGTGGGGGCGACCCGTACGAGCAGGCCCGGCTGATCGCCGGCCACTTCGACAGTGTCTCCGTCTGTTTCAGCAAGGGTCTGGGCGCGCCCGTCGGGTCTGCGCTCGTGGGATCACGTGAGTTCGTGGCCGGCGCGCGGCGCTGGCGCAAGGTCCTGGGCGGCGGGATGCGGCAGGCCGGCGTGCTCGCGGCCGCGGCACTCCACGCGCTCGACCACCAGGTGACGCGGCTCGCGGACGACCATGCGCACGCCGCTCTGTTCGCCGAGGGCCTGAAGGACGTGGAAGGCCTGACCATGGAGCCCAGCGGGACCAACATGGTCTTCGCGCGGTCCGCTCCCGGTGTCGAGGCCGACGAGGTGCGCGACCGGCTGGCGCGTCGTGGCCTGCTGTGCGCGGGATACCCGGGCCAACTGCGCTTCGTGTTCCACCTGGACGTGACACGCGCGGACGCGGAACGAGCGGTACGGATCGTGCGCGAGACCATGGCCGAATCAGCAACACGCTGA